In the genome of Deltaproteobacteria bacterium, one region contains:
- a CDS encoding M48 family metallopeptidase, which produces MHRCKVVYYLEKEKESATLLIYPGTDVEIEFPHGKRKHVPFQFADFKLKGDSATTLEISWTDKEGRNFIYCNDEQMFSHLAALPGSPSFLSKVSTLSTQRQKNDKVEKRRVPVLLGAIAGILILSYLFIISLVPIATRMLPLEWEQKIGAIAYENFLTGERKITSPDVVAALSKIVNRIDEHDGAHINYELSIIDTKQVNAFALPGGYLIVTSELIKRSQKAEEVAGVLAHELTHVLERHGIEKLLRQAGLSILIAVIFGDTSSITQLAELASGLEGLSFNRDQEKKADDGAVKIMVSAGISPSNLISFFEKLKELEGPSSGNIPELISTHPPTVKRIERLSTAPEPDSIQPFDIDWDSVKKRL; this is translated from the coding sequence TTGCATCGTTGTAAAGTTGTTTATTATTTAGAGAAAGAAAAAGAAAGCGCAACACTGCTTATCTATCCGGGAACAGATGTTGAAATCGAGTTTCCCCATGGAAAGAGAAAGCATGTTCCCTTTCAATTTGCTGATTTCAAGCTTAAGGGAGATAGCGCCACTACCCTTGAAATTTCATGGACAGACAAGGAAGGGCGGAACTTCATCTATTGTAATGATGAACAGATGTTTTCACATCTTGCTGCCCTTCCCGGGTCACCCTCATTCCTTTCAAAGGTAAGTACGCTCTCAACGCAGCGGCAAAAAAACGATAAAGTGGAAAAAAGGCGTGTTCCTGTTTTATTGGGGGCCATTGCAGGAATTTTGATACTTTCCTACCTTTTTATTATCTCTCTCGTTCCCATTGCCACAAGAATGCTTCCTTTGGAATGGGAGCAGAAAATCGGGGCTATTGCTTACGAAAACTTTTTAACAGGAGAAAGGAAGATTACCTCTCCTGATGTTGTGGCGGCCCTTTCCAAAATCGTAAACCGCATAGATGAACATGATGGCGCTCATATTAACTATGAACTGTCCATTATTGACACAAAGCAGGTAAACGCTTTTGCCTTGCCCGGGGGCTACCTTATCGTCACGTCGGAACTTATTAAACGTTCCCAAAAAGCGGAAGAAGTGGCCGGTGTGCTTGCTCATGAACTTACCCATGTTTTGGAGCGGCACGGCATAGAAAAGCTGCTGAGACAAGCGGGGCTCAGCATTTTAATAGCCGTTATTTTCGGTGACACATCATCAATTACTCAACTGGCGGAACTTGCCTCGGGCCTGGAGGGCCTTTCTTTTAACCGTGATCAGGAAAAAAAGGCTGATGACGGCGCTGTGAAAATAATGGTATCGGCCGGAATATCCCCTTCTAATTTAATCTCTTTTTTTGAAAAATTAAAAGAACTGGAAGGTCCGTCTTCAGGCAATATCCCCGAACTGATAAGTACGCATCCGCCAACCGTTAAAAGGATAGAAAGACTATCCACGGCACCGGAACCAGACTCCATTCAGCCTTTTGATATAGACTGGGATTCGGTAAAAAAGCGCTTGTAA